One window from the genome of Streptomyces sp. NBC_00708 encodes:
- a CDS encoding DUF397 domain-containing protein — protein MNAFQFIKSSYSTLEKDCVEVARNVPGAVAVRDSKRAAGPVLVLTSTAWDAFRASLPPVG, from the coding sequence ATGAACGCGTTCCAGTTCATCAAGTCCAGCTACAGCACCCTGGAGAAGGACTGCGTCGAGGTGGCCCGTAACGTGCCCGGTGCCGTCGCCGTACGGGACTCCAAGCGGGCCGCCGGCCCCGTCCTCGTGCTCACCTCCACCGCGTGGGACGCCTTCCGCGCATCCCTGCCGCCGGTCGGGTAG
- a CDS encoding succinic semialdehyde dehydrogenase, which yields MATDHAATPAAALPASLTPARMRRLAATVRAADGAERTVTRAPYTGAPLADLPVSSPADVEAAFARARTAQRAWSRTSLSERRRIMLRFHDLVLARRDEVLDLMQAESGKTRRDASLEVVDTAITSRYYARSAARYLAPRRRRGAVPLLTRTTELRHPKGVVAIVSPWNYPLSMAAGDAVPALMAGNAVVQKPDTQTALTALWALDLMREAGLPAGVWQMVVGSGGSIGGALMAGADYMMFTGSTATGRRIARDAGERLIGASLELGGKNAMLVLDDADIGRAADGAVAACFPSAGQLCVSVERLYVAESVREEFVAAFVARTGRLTMGPAYDYSVDVGSLTTPAQLETVTAHVADAVAKGATVLAGGRARPDLGPLFHEPTVLTGVTPDMTLYGQETFGPVVSVYSFADEDEAVARANSTPYGLNASVWTRDGARGRAVGARLRAGTVNVNEAFAAAWGSIDAPMGGMGDSGIGRRHGADGILKYTEPQTVAHQRLQGFSPPAGVSPATWASLLTGAQKVLKAVGAR from the coding sequence ATGGCCACCGATCACGCCGCGACACCCGCAGCCGCCCTGCCCGCCTCGCTGACCCCGGCCCGTATGCGGCGGCTGGCCGCGACGGTGCGCGCCGCCGACGGCGCCGAACGGACCGTCACCCGCGCCCCGTACACCGGCGCTCCGCTGGCCGATCTCCCCGTCTCGTCCCCCGCCGACGTCGAGGCCGCCTTTGCCCGTGCCCGTACCGCCCAGCGGGCCTGGTCGAGGACGTCGCTGAGCGAGCGCAGGAGGATCATGCTGCGCTTCCACGACCTGGTGCTCGCCCGGCGGGACGAGGTCCTGGATCTGATGCAGGCGGAGAGCGGCAAGACCCGCCGCGATGCCTCGCTCGAAGTCGTCGACACCGCGATCACCTCGCGCTACTACGCGCGCAGCGCCGCCCGGTACCTGGCTCCCCGGCGCCGCCGCGGCGCGGTCCCGCTGCTGACCCGTACCACCGAACTGCGCCACCCCAAGGGCGTCGTCGCCATCGTCTCGCCGTGGAACTACCCGCTGAGCATGGCGGCCGGCGACGCCGTTCCGGCGCTCATGGCCGGGAACGCCGTCGTGCAGAAGCCCGACACCCAGACCGCCCTGACCGCGCTGTGGGCGCTGGACCTGATGCGGGAGGCCGGACTGCCCGCCGGTGTCTGGCAGATGGTCGTCGGGAGCGGCGGTTCGATCGGGGGCGCGCTGATGGCCGGCGCGGACTACATGATGTTCACCGGGTCCACCGCCACCGGGCGGCGGATCGCGCGCGACGCGGGGGAACGCCTCATCGGCGCCTCCCTCGAACTCGGCGGCAAGAACGCCATGCTGGTCCTCGACGACGCCGACATCGGCCGGGCCGCCGACGGCGCCGTCGCCGCGTGCTTCCCCTCGGCCGGACAGCTGTGCGTCTCCGTCGAGCGGCTGTACGTGGCCGAGTCCGTCCGCGAGGAGTTCGTCGCGGCCTTCGTCGCCCGCACCGGGAGGCTCACCATGGGCCCTGCCTACGACTACAGCGTCGATGTCGGCTCCCTCACCACGCCCGCCCAGCTGGAGACGGTCACCGCGCACGTGGCCGACGCCGTGGCGAAGGGGGCGACCGTCCTGGCCGGCGGCCGTGCCCGCCCCGACCTGGGCCCGCTGTTCCACGAGCCGACCGTCCTCACCGGGGTCACCCCGGACATGACGCTGTACGGCCAGGAGACCTTCGGGCCCGTCGTCTCCGTCTACTCCTTCGCGGACGAGGACGAGGCGGTCGCGCGGGCCAACTCCACCCCGTACGGGCTCAACGCCAGTGTCTGGACCCGCGACGGAGCGCGGGGCCGGGCGGTCGGCGCGCGCCTCCGCGCCGGGACCGTCAACGTCAACGAGGCGTTCGCGGCGGCCTGGGGGAGCATCGACGCCCCGATGGGCGGCATGGGCGACTCCGGGATCGGCCGGCGGCACGGCGCCGACGGCATCCTCAAGTACACGGAGCCTCAGACCGTCGCCCACCAGCGCCTCCAGGGGTTCAGCCCGCCGGCCGGCGTCTCGCCCGCCACCTGGGCGTCCCTGCTGACCGGCGCGCAGAAGGTACTCAAAGCGGTCGGCGCACGCTGA
- a CDS encoding NADP-dependent oxidoreductase translates to MRKVSFAEFGGPDVLRLIDAEEPHAGPGRIRIAVRAAGVNPVDWRVREGQVLGAHPTVLPSGVGLDAAGIVDEVGEGVEGVETGDRVFGEGADTYAEFAVLSAWARMPEGLTFEEAAGYPSVVETALRVIDQVGVRPGETLLVSGASGGVGSAVLQIARDRGIAVIGTGGAANQDYLRGLGALPTTYGEGWVERVRRLGRVDAALDLAGAGVIPELLALTGDPGKVITIADLGAPEFGVRFSGVAGSVPDALAEAVDLIERGRLHIPVEKSYALAEAAQAHADSRAGHTRGRRVMVVRPAA, encoded by the coding sequence ATGAGGAAAGTGAGCTTCGCCGAGTTCGGCGGCCCCGATGTCCTGCGACTCATCGACGCCGAGGAGCCCCACGCGGGCCCCGGCCGGATACGTATCGCCGTGCGGGCTGCGGGGGTGAACCCCGTCGACTGGAGGGTCCGTGAGGGCCAGGTCCTGGGCGCCCATCCGACCGTGCTGCCCTCCGGCGTCGGGCTGGATGCCGCCGGGATCGTGGACGAGGTGGGTGAAGGCGTCGAGGGCGTGGAGACCGGCGACCGCGTGTTCGGCGAAGGGGCCGACACCTACGCCGAGTTCGCCGTGCTGTCGGCCTGGGCCCGGATGCCCGAGGGGCTGACGTTCGAGGAGGCGGCCGGATACCCCTCCGTGGTGGAGACCGCCCTGCGCGTCATCGACCAGGTCGGCGTGCGGCCCGGCGAGACGCTGCTGGTGAGCGGGGCGTCCGGGGGAGTCGGTTCAGCGGTGCTCCAGATCGCCAGGGACCGGGGCATCGCGGTGATCGGCACGGGCGGCGCCGCGAACCAGGACTACCTGCGCGGGCTGGGCGCGCTCCCCACGACGTACGGGGAGGGCTGGGTCGAGCGGGTACGGCGGCTCGGCCGCGTCGACGCCGCTCTCGATCTGGCCGGTGCGGGCGTGATCCCCGAACTCCTCGCGCTGACGGGCGATCCGGGCAAGGTGATCACCATCGCGGACCTCGGTGCGCCGGAGTTCGGCGTCCGCTTCTCCGGCGTGGCCGGGAGCGTGCCGGACGCGCTCGCGGAGGCGGTGGACCTCATCGAGCGGGGGAGGCTCCACATCCCGGTCGAGAAGTCGTACGCCCTGGCGGAGGCGGCGCAGGCGCACGCGGACAGCCGGGCGGGTCACACGCGTGGCCGGCGGGTCATGGTCGTACGCCCGGCCGCCTGA
- a CDS encoding helix-turn-helix domain-containing protein, producing the protein MQNERLRAAMAAAGWTHGSLAEEVGVDPKSVERWVNLGRVPRRKTAVKAAEQLGEDVYALWPALRQARPTRAVSPEVLALYDQRADLPVSALIELFSRACDHIDILVYAAVHLHEAYPRLNALLGERAAAGCTVRIALGDADSENVSQRGREERFGLGIESRCRLALMHFRPLVGAPGVEVRTHGTTLYNSLYRVDDQLLANTHVWGVSAYAAPFWHLRRQGDKGLFATYAASFDAVWSTATPAQEG; encoded by the coding sequence ATGCAGAACGAACGATTACGCGCAGCGATGGCTGCAGCCGGCTGGACCCATGGCAGCCTCGCCGAGGAGGTAGGCGTCGACCCGAAGTCCGTCGAACGGTGGGTCAACCTGGGACGGGTTCCGCGCCGCAAGACCGCCGTGAAGGCGGCCGAGCAGTTGGGCGAGGACGTGTACGCCCTCTGGCCCGCGTTACGGCAGGCGCGCCCGACCCGTGCCGTCAGTCCTGAAGTCCTTGCCCTCTACGACCAGCGCGCAGACCTGCCCGTCTCGGCCCTCATCGAGCTGTTCAGCCGGGCCTGCGACCACATCGACATCCTTGTCTACGCCGCCGTACACCTGCACGAGGCGTACCCCCGTCTGAACGCGCTGCTCGGCGAGCGTGCAGCCGCCGGTTGCACCGTACGGATCGCGCTGGGCGACGCCGACAGCGAGAACGTGAGTCAGCGAGGCCGGGAAGAGCGGTTCGGGCTCGGCATCGAATCCCGCTGCCGCCTGGCCCTGATGCACTTTCGCCCCCTCGTCGGCGCGCCCGGCGTCGAGGTGCGTACGCATGGGACGACTCTCTACAACTCGCTGTACCGCGTCGACGATCAGCTCTTGGCCAACACGCACGTCTGGGGCGTGAGTGCCTACGCTGCTCCCTTCTGGCATCTGCGCCGCCAGGGCGACAAGGGCCTGTTCGCGACCTACGCGGCATCCTTCGACGCGGTCTGGTCCACCGCCACCCCCGCGCAGGAAGGTTGA
- a CDS encoding DUF397 domain-containing protein — protein MSEFRFAKSSYSDPNGECVEVARNVPGAVAVRDSKREAGPVLVLAPGTWNAFKRELGASPSGARC, from the coding sequence ATGTCCGAGTTCCGGTTCGCCAAGTCCAGCTACAGCGACCCGAACGGTGAGTGCGTCGAGGTCGCCCGCAACGTGCCGGGCGCCGTCGCCGTCCGTGACTCGAAGCGGGAGGCCGGACCCGTTCTTGTGCTCGCCCCTGGTACGTGGAACGCTTTCAAGCGCGAACTGGGTGCCTCACCCAGCGGAGCTCGCTGCTGA
- a CDS encoding TetR/AcrR family transcriptional regulator — MTVQSGRRERKKAATRQKIADTALRLFLERGYEAVGIREIAAEADVAVTTLFAHFASKEALVFEQDADFEHRLAQAVTGRAPDEPLMPALRREIHAMVRHCTADGAAPLWRMIDGSASLREYEESMRLRHAESLAAAITAGPGRSRTPTACRTIARFVVDAHALAREAADPEAAVDEIFGMIEAAWESTGP, encoded by the coding sequence ATGACCGTGCAGTCCGGGCGCCGCGAGCGCAAGAAGGCCGCGACCCGCCAGAAGATCGCCGACACCGCACTGCGGCTCTTCCTGGAACGCGGATACGAGGCGGTAGGCATCCGGGAGATCGCCGCCGAGGCGGACGTGGCCGTGACCACGCTCTTCGCCCACTTCGCCTCGAAAGAGGCCCTGGTGTTCGAGCAGGACGCCGACTTCGAGCACCGTCTCGCCCAGGCGGTCACCGGCCGCGCACCGGACGAACCGCTCATGCCCGCACTGCGCCGCGAGATCCACGCCATGGTGCGGCACTGCACGGCGGACGGCGCCGCCCCGCTCTGGCGCATGATCGACGGATCGGCGTCCCTGCGGGAGTACGAGGAGTCGATGAGGCTGCGGCACGCGGAGTCGCTGGCGGCGGCCATCACCGCCGGCCCGGGACGGTCCCGGACCCCGACGGCCTGCCGGACGATCGCGAGGTTCGTGGTCGACGCGCACGCGCTGGCCCGCGAGGCGGCCGATCCGGAGGCCGCGGTGGACGAGATCTTCGGGATGATCGAGGCGGCCTGGGAGTCCACGGGCCCCTGA
- a CDS encoding helix-turn-helix domain-containing protein, producing the protein MAGSNPDRGRTVSTVLGRRLGGELLRMREAHSLRQAHAAEALTASVAKVAKIERGLVPMRDPDVRALCHLYGETDETTVGRLLALAKTDRERRKARGWWNQYPVLDAMVEYVALEDIATGLRTWQLAIVPGLLQTADYARALAVGNGYWEDPDEIEPFVEARMARQARLTGDRPLELWALVQESALRQLVGGRQVMREQLGHLLDMARRPNVKLQVMPYLAGAHPGMTSAFTIVSFAEPGALDVVYMDTTSSTLWLESDADAERHDRLFDRMTRVALAQRNSLVLIDGILREL; encoded by the coding sequence GTGGCGGGTAGCAACCCGGATCGGGGCCGTACGGTCTCCACCGTGCTTGGACGCCGGCTGGGCGGCGAGCTGTTGCGTATGCGGGAGGCGCATTCGCTGCGCCAGGCGCACGCGGCGGAGGCGCTGACCGCTTCGGTCGCCAAGGTCGCGAAGATCGAGCGCGGGCTCGTGCCCATGCGGGACCCGGACGTCAGGGCCCTCTGCCACCTCTACGGTGAGACCGACGAAACCACGGTCGGCAGGCTGCTGGCGCTCGCTAAGACCGACCGCGAACGCCGCAAGGCCAGAGGCTGGTGGAATCAGTACCCGGTACTCGACGCGATGGTCGAGTACGTGGCGCTGGAGGACATCGCCACGGGCCTGCGGACCTGGCAACTGGCCATCGTGCCGGGCCTTCTCCAAACCGCCGACTACGCCCGTGCGCTGGCTGTGGGCAACGGCTACTGGGAGGACCCCGACGAGATCGAACCCTTCGTCGAGGCCCGCATGGCCCGGCAGGCCCGCCTGACCGGTGATCGCCCGCTGGAGTTGTGGGCCCTCGTGCAGGAGAGCGCGCTGCGCCAACTCGTCGGCGGACGACAGGTGATGAGGGAGCAGCTGGGCCACCTGCTGGACATGGCCCGCCGCCCCAACGTGAAGCTCCAGGTCATGCCCTACCTCGCTGGTGCGCACCCTGGCATGACGAGCGCGTTCACCATCGTGTCCTTCGCCGAACCCGGTGCGCTCGACGTGGTCTACATGGACACCACCTCGTCTACTCTTTGGCTGGAGAGTGACGCTGATGCCGAGCGCCACGATCGACTCTTCGACCGCATGACGCGAGTTGCGCTCGCGCAGCGCAATTCGCTCGTGCTCATCGATGGAATCCTCAGGGAGTTGTAG
- a CDS encoding SpoIIE family protein phosphatase, with the protein MKDSGRLEALRLAGLTAAADPGMDRFARLVTRLLRVPVSLVSLLEADRQVFPGMAGMSGFWAARRETPLSHSFCQHVVADGEPLILGDTRAHPRTCASLAIPDLQVIAYAGMPLTDADGHVLGSLCAIDHQPREWTADELRDLADLTAACSMELRLRIASELIQRDRDHAGLLLRASIELAHARDLTDLTRRLRHLFQGPAEPTYVGLLLADGQGLWRVIDPDDVRPVESDIDRLGQDAAFPSALAMREQRTVFVPDHTALATGFGPDAVAGYDSLGLESVLCVPLPNRHGVLTWCWSRPHVLAPTEEAVLTTVAGYVSQAVERTRFVANRLSTAEQLQAAMLTELPDVPGLDMAALYLPAADQDMVGGDWYDAYPLPTAPPATRPALMLSIGDVIGHDVRAATVMGQIRSMLRQASLDDPAHSPATALDAIDRAIDTLPLGLGATAVHARLDLDDGRCRLTWSNAGHPPPLLHTPEAGVSPLDDHDLILLGTSDDPPRHDHTRDLPPGSVLLLYTDGLVERRDEDIDAGTAHTAAVLARHADKPLPLLLEALSAGLSEIPQRDDVAVLVVRVTGDGH; encoded by the coding sequence GTGAAGGACTCCGGAAGGCTGGAGGCGCTGCGGCTGGCGGGGCTGACCGCGGCGGCCGATCCCGGCATGGACCGCTTCGCGCGGCTGGTCACGCGCCTCCTGCGCGTCCCGGTGTCCCTGGTCTCGCTGCTGGAGGCCGACCGGCAGGTGTTCCCCGGCATGGCCGGGATGTCCGGTTTCTGGGCGGCCCGGCGCGAGACCCCGCTCTCCCACTCGTTCTGCCAGCACGTCGTCGCGGACGGCGAGCCGCTGATCCTCGGTGACACCCGGGCGCATCCCCGTACCTGCGCCAGCCTCGCCATCCCCGACCTCCAGGTGATCGCGTACGCCGGGATGCCGCTCACCGACGCCGACGGGCACGTCCTCGGGTCGCTCTGCGCCATCGACCACCAGCCCCGGGAGTGGACGGCGGACGAGCTGCGCGACCTGGCGGACCTCACCGCCGCCTGTTCGATGGAGCTGCGGCTGCGGATCGCCTCGGAGCTGATCCAGCGGGACCGCGACCACGCCGGGCTCCTGCTGCGCGCCTCCATCGAGCTGGCCCACGCCCGCGACCTCACGGATCTCACCCGGCGCCTGCGCCACCTGTTCCAAGGGCCCGCCGAGCCCACGTACGTGGGTCTGCTGCTGGCCGACGGCCAGGGGCTGTGGCGCGTCATCGACCCGGACGACGTACGGCCGGTGGAGAGCGACATCGACCGTCTGGGCCAGGACGCCGCCTTCCCCAGTGCCCTGGCCATGCGCGAACAGCGCACCGTCTTCGTGCCGGACCACACGGCCCTCGCGACCGGCTTCGGTCCCGATGCGGTCGCCGGTTACGACTCGCTGGGCCTCGAATCCGTCCTGTGCGTCCCGCTGCCGAACCGGCACGGCGTCCTGACGTGGTGCTGGTCCCGCCCGCACGTCCTGGCGCCGACCGAGGAGGCCGTCCTGACCACGGTGGCCGGATACGTCAGCCAGGCCGTGGAGCGCACCCGCTTCGTCGCGAACCGGCTCAGCACCGCCGAGCAGCTCCAGGCCGCGATGCTGACCGAACTGCCGGACGTGCCGGGTCTGGACATGGCGGCCCTGTATCTGCCCGCCGCCGACCAGGACATGGTGGGCGGCGACTGGTACGACGCGTATCCGCTGCCCACGGCGCCGCCCGCGACCCGGCCCGCCCTCATGCTCTCGATCGGTGACGTCATCGGCCACGACGTCCGGGCCGCCACCGTCATGGGCCAGATCCGCAGCATGCTCCGTCAGGCGAGCCTCGACGACCCGGCCCACTCGCCGGCCACCGCCCTCGACGCGATCGACCGGGCCATCGACACCCTGCCGCTGGGCCTGGGCGCCACGGCGGTCCACGCCCGCCTCGATCTCGACGACGGCCGCTGTCGCCTGACCTGGTCCAACGCCGGACACCCCCCACCCCTCCTGCACACCCCGGAAGCCGGCGTCTCACCCCTGGACGACCACGACCTGATCCTCCTCGGCACGTCGGACGACCCGCCCCGCCACGACCACACCCGCGACCTCCCGCCGGGCAGCGTGCTCCTCCTCTACACCGACGGCCTGGTCGAACGCCGCGACGAGGACATCGACGCCGGCACCGCGCACACGGCCGCCGTACTCGCCCGCCACGCCGACAAGCCCCTGCCGCTCCTCCTGGAAGCGCTGTCCGCAGGGCTCTCGGAGATCCCGCAACGCGACGACGTGGCGGTCCTCGTGGTGCGGGTCACCGGAGACGGCCACTGA
- a CDS encoding acetoacetate decarboxylase family protein — MATPAPGTVSVDLGGRAVTVPEGGLYDRYRMATDLDAVAADPRVSGVDFFRELPKTEVDSPIGPTLTPNFYYRISTARLTMLARTRAIRTRLPGELAPLEVAPGLGLVSVMFFRYDVCDIDFYTEAAVGIAVKPARHGGLGFFDLVTALKNEHLSSYVLSLPVSSEIAQVRGHDGYGFPKWVTGLDVGIDAHRTAARVANDTGGTDLAFAAATPAQTVRPSGERVSSLTSYTTVGGAWHSTLNQTNVLAADTARFPRGFELQVGQGRMADDLRSLRPTRAVQLDVVTEGQAALHMPVPTSVPRRKR; from the coding sequence ATGGCGACACCCGCACCGGGCACGGTCTCGGTCGACCTCGGCGGTCGCGCGGTCACGGTCCCCGAGGGCGGTCTCTACGACCGGTACCGGATGGCCACCGATCTCGACGCCGTCGCCGCCGATCCCCGCGTCAGCGGCGTGGACTTCTTCCGCGAGCTCCCCAAGACGGAGGTCGACTCACCGATCGGGCCCACGCTGACCCCGAACTTCTACTACCGGATCTCGACCGCCCGGCTCACGATGCTCGCCCGCACCCGCGCGATCCGTACGCGGCTGCCCGGGGAGCTCGCGCCGCTGGAGGTCGCTCCGGGGCTCGGGCTCGTCTCCGTGATGTTCTTCCGCTACGACGTGTGCGACATCGACTTCTACACCGAGGCCGCCGTCGGCATCGCGGTGAAGCCGGCCCGGCACGGCGGACTCGGGTTCTTCGACCTCGTGACCGCCCTCAAGAACGAACACCTCTCCTCCTACGTGCTCTCCCTGCCGGTCAGCAGCGAGATCGCCCAGGTGCGCGGCCACGACGGCTACGGCTTCCCCAAGTGGGTGACCGGGCTCGACGTCGGCATCGACGCGCACCGCACGGCGGCGCGGGTGGCCAACGACACGGGCGGCACGGATCTGGCGTTCGCCGCCGCGACGCCCGCCCAGACCGTGCGGCCGAGCGGGGAGCGGGTGTCGAGCCTCACCTCGTACACGACCGTCGGCGGTGCCTGGCACTCCACCCTGAACCAGACCAACGTGCTCGCGGCGGACACCGCGCGATTCCCCCGGGGCTTCGAACTCCAGGTAGGCCAGGGCCGGATGGCCGACGACCTGCGGTCGCTGCGGCCGACCAGGGCGGTGCAGCTCGACGTCGTCACGGAGGGCCAGGCCGCCCTGCACATGCCCGTGCCCACGTCGGTCCCGCGCCGGAAGCGGTGA
- a CDS encoding ATP-binding protein, which produces MSATAEAPEDNPPLHEDRLDYTPTARSVTLARRRAARLATEWGHPHRAGEVALLVSELATNALIHGSLRGRLFRVDLILTGEAIRIEVSDPRGERLPGVREAGPDECYGRGLVLVDALADRWGVEPRTIGKTVFAELALWATRSGPVPGQAAGRTTMTRRPRV; this is translated from the coding sequence ATGTCCGCAACCGCAGAGGCCCCCGAGGACAACCCCCCGCTCCACGAGGACCGCCTCGACTACACCCCCACCGCCCGCAGCGTCACCCTCGCCCGCCGACGCGCCGCGCGGCTCGCCACCGAGTGGGGGCACCCCCATCGTGCCGGGGAAGTCGCCTTGCTCGTCTCCGAGTTGGCCACCAACGCGCTCATCCACGGCAGCCTGCGCGGCCGGCTCTTCCGGGTTGACCTCATCCTCACCGGCGAAGCCATCCGTATCGAGGTCAGCGATCCGCGAGGCGAGCGGCTGCCGGGGGTACGCGAGGCGGGCCCGGACGAGTGCTATGGGCGTGGGCTCGTCCTCGTGGACGCCCTCGCTGACCGATGGGGGGTCGAGCCGCGCACCATCGGCAAGACCGTGTTCGCCGAACTCGCGCTATGGGCAACGCGGTCCGGGCCGGTCCCCGGTCAGGCGGCCGGGCGTACGACCATGACCCGCCGGCCACGCGTGTGA
- a CDS encoding DUF397 domain-containing protein, whose protein sequence is MAAYEFVKSSYSGGNAGQECVEVALNVPGSVAVRDSKVSLSAVLVVAPATWDAFTHGMCKSSAMDTRS, encoded by the coding sequence GTGGCCGCCTATGAGTTCGTCAAGTCCAGCTACAGCGGGGGCAACGCCGGCCAGGAGTGCGTCGAGGTAGCACTGAACGTGCCCGGCTCGGTCGCCGTGCGGGACTCGAAGGTGTCCCTCAGCGCGGTACTGGTGGTGGCTCCCGCGACCTGGGACGCTTTCACGCACGGGATGTGTAAGTCGTCCGCCATGGATACGAGAAGCTGA
- the hisS gene encoding histidine--tRNA ligase, giving the protein MGKAAQPPSGTRDFLADDLRRRRHAFDTLAEIFERYGFDPLETPAFENLSVITGKYGEEAARLIFKILKRGIHESTGQADLALRYDHTVPLARVIATHGSKLPQPYKRYAIGPVWRADRPQDGRFREFAQCDIDTVGSTSPLADAEIVLALADGLDALGVKDFTFNVNSRRALHALLDVYSVDPQSGTAVLAVLDKLDKVSPDAVAKELATGSAGLPPETADSLVADVTADDRNVIRTRLSSTEEGAAGLAEIDTLIKLVTDAGLSAGRIAYNPSMVRGLDYYTGVIYEATAPTYPGSICAGGRYDKLVATLGGPDMPACGGSIGVERILAVQSHEDTAPRGLDVAVPALVDEVSVAALAAQLRREGLRTGVFLGTSKKLARQLKWAADQHARVVAIVGPDEQASGVVTVRDMTTGEQTTIDRTSVAAHVRRLLADA; this is encoded by the coding sequence ATGGGCAAGGCCGCTCAGCCCCCGTCCGGAACCCGCGACTTCCTCGCAGACGATCTCCGTCGCCGTAGGCATGCGTTCGACACTCTGGCCGAGATCTTCGAACGATATGGCTTCGACCCGCTGGAGACCCCGGCGTTCGAGAACCTCTCGGTGATCACCGGGAAGTACGGCGAGGAAGCTGCCCGCCTGATCTTCAAGATTCTCAAGCGTGGCATCCACGAGTCCACCGGGCAGGCGGACCTTGCCCTGCGCTATGACCACACGGTGCCCCTGGCCCGCGTCATCGCGACCCACGGGTCGAAGCTGCCTCAGCCGTACAAGCGCTACGCCATCGGCCCGGTGTGGCGGGCGGACCGCCCGCAGGACGGCCGCTTCCGCGAATTCGCCCAGTGTGACATCGACACGGTCGGCTCCACTTCGCCGCTGGCGGACGCCGAGATCGTCCTCGCGCTCGCGGACGGCCTCGACGCACTGGGCGTCAAGGACTTCACCTTCAATGTCAACTCGCGCCGGGCCCTGCACGCGCTGCTCGACGTGTACAGCGTCGACCCACAGTCAGGGACGGCCGTGTTGGCCGTTCTGGACAAGCTCGACAAGGTGAGTCCGGACGCCGTCGCCAAGGAACTGGCCACCGGCTCGGCCGGGCTTCCCCCGGAGACAGCCGACAGCCTCGTCGCCGACGTCACCGCCGACGACCGCAACGTCATCCGCACTCGGCTCTCCTCCACCGAGGAGGGGGCAGCGGGGCTGGCCGAGATCGACACCCTCATCAAGTTGGTGACTGATGCCGGCCTCTCGGCCGGCCGGATCGCCTACAACCCGAGCATGGTCCGCGGGCTGGACTACTACACCGGCGTGATCTACGAGGCGACCGCACCCACCTACCCCGGCTCCATCTGCGCGGGTGGCCGCTACGACAAGCTTGTGGCCACACTGGGCGGCCCGGACATGCCGGCGTGCGGCGGTTCCATCGGCGTCGAGCGCATCCTCGCCGTCCAGAGCCACGAGGACACCGCCCCCCGCGGCCTGGACGTGGCCGTTCCCGCACTCGTCGACGAGGTCTCGGTGGCGGCCCTGGCCGCGCAGCTGCGCCGAGAGGGTCTGCGTACCGGTGTCTTCCTGGGCACGTCGAAGAAGCTGGCCCGCCAGCTGAAGTGGGCGGCCGATCAGCACGCCCGCGTCGTAGCGATCGTGGGGCCCGACGAGCAGGCCTCCGGAGTCGTCACGGTGCGGGACATGACGACGGGCGAGCAGACAACCATTGACCGGACATCGGTCGCCGCGCACGTGCGTCGGCTCCTGGCGGACGCCTGA
- a CDS encoding TetR/AcrR family transcriptional regulator: MPQASTYHHGDLHAACLRAARELLEEDGSAALSMRAVARRAGVSPTAPYRHFPDREALVSAVAAEGYRELAERLATAHPAPASPGELADVAVAYVRFALDHPALFRAMFAEPCDPDSEERVAATEAIAEYVRSIVRRAFPDVDPEALWTSVWALVHGLAFLHLDGKLSTAAPEAVRDQVRAAVLALFAAAPAIPGTPAP; the protein is encoded by the coding sequence GTGCCCCAGGCGTCCACCTACCACCACGGCGACCTGCACGCCGCCTGCCTGCGCGCCGCGCGGGAACTCCTGGAGGAGGACGGCAGCGCCGCCCTCTCGATGCGCGCCGTCGCCCGGCGCGCGGGGGTGTCCCCGACCGCGCCCTACCGGCACTTCCCGGACCGCGAGGCGCTCGTCTCCGCCGTCGCGGCCGAGGGCTACCGGGAACTCGCCGAACGCCTGGCCACCGCGCACCCGGCACCGGCGAGCCCCGGCGAACTCGCGGACGTCGCCGTCGCCTACGTACGCTTCGCGCTCGACCATCCCGCGCTGTTCCGGGCGATGTTCGCGGAGCCCTGCGACCCGGACAGCGAGGAGCGGGTCGCCGCGACGGAGGCCATCGCCGAGTACGTACGCTCCATCGTCCGCCGCGCCTTCCCCGACGTCGACCCGGAGGCGCTCTGGACCTCGGTCTGGGCCCTCGTCCACGGCCTGGCCTTCCTGCACCTGGACGGCAAGCTCAGCACCGCCGCGCCGGAGGCGGTACGCGACCAGGTCCGGGCCGCCGTCCTCGCGCTGTTCGCCGCGGCGCCGGCGATCCCGGGGACGCCGGCGCCCTGA